The Saccharomyces cerevisiae S288C chromosome VII, complete sequence genome includes a region encoding these proteins:
- the YTA7 gene encoding chromatin segregase YTA7 (Chromatin segregase involved in DNA replication; ATPase activity, stimulated by S phase CDK-dependent phosphorylation, is coupled to nucleosome disassembly, promoting DNA replication; regulates cell-cycle-dependent histone gene expression; contains AAA+-ATPase domains and a non-canonical bromodomain; hexameric; relocalizes to the cytosol in response to hypoxia; human ortholog ATAD2 is a coregulator of oncogenic transcription factors and an oncogene overexpressed in cancers with poor prognosis) — MARNLRNRRGSDVEDASNAKVGYETQIKDENGIIHTTTRSLRKINYAEIEKVFDFLEDDQVMDKDETPVDVTSDEHHNNNQKGDDEDDDVDLVSPHENARTNEELTNERNLRKRKAHDPEEDDESFHEEDVDDDEEEEEADEFEDEYLDEDSKDNNRRRRAADRKFVVPDPDDDEEYDEDDEEGDRISHSASSKRLKRANSRRTRSSRHPETPPPVRRALRSRTRHSRTSNEENDDENDNSRNEALTLADEIRELQEDSPIREKRFLRERTKPVNYKLPPPLTASNAEEFIDKNNNALSFHNPSPARRGRGGWNASQNSGPTRRLFPTGGPFGGNDVTTIFGKNTNFYNQVPSAFSDNNNNKLILDSDSSDDEILPLGVTPKTKKENTQKKKKKKPEIADLDPLGVDMNVNFDDIGGLDNYIDQLKEMVALPLLYPELYQNFNITPPRGVLFHGPPGTGKTLMARALAASCSSDERKITFFMRKGADILSKWVGEAERQLRLLFEEAKKHQPSIIFFDEIDGLAPVRSSKQEQIHASIVSTLLALMDGMDNRGQVIVIGATNRPDAVDPALRRPGRFDREFYFPLPDVKARFKILQIQTRKWSSPLSTNFIDKLAFLTKGYGGADLRSLCTEAALISIQRSFPQIYRSNDKLLVDPSKIKVKVSDFMLALKKIVPSSARSTGSSPQPLPELIKPLLADQLNNLKNKLDYMLNIKDTTFQRNTSLLQNFIDYEEYSGEEEEHDKYGGNEDTSSFRSYEFFESMAESQICKPRLLINGPKGNGQQYVGAAILNYLEEFNVQNLDLASLVSESSRTIEAAVVQSFMEAKKRQPSVVFIPNLDIWINTIPENVILVLSGLFRSLQSNEKILLLCLAENLDISEVKNGILSDFAFDKNIFQLHKPSKENITRYFSNLIELLKTKPSDIPMKKRRVKPLPELQKVTSNAAPTNFDENGEPLSEKVVLRRKLKSFQHQDMRLKNVLKIKLSGLMDLFKNRYKRFRKPPIDDAFLVHLFEPETSNDPNWQPAYIKDENMILEVSTGRKFFNMDLDIVEERLWNGYYSEPKQFLKDIELIYRDANTIGDRERVIKASEMFANAQMGIEEISTPDFIQECKATRQRDLERQELFLEDEEKRAAMELEAKEQSQENILQEPDLKDNKANEFGVAAGNQLQAQLQTTINTASIVNNSEVPQPIDTNLYKKEIPAAIPSAVDKEKAVIPEDSGANEEYTTELIQATCTSEITTDDDERARKEPKENEDSLQTQVTEENFSKIDANTNNINHVKEIQSVNKPNSLHETVEKRERSPIPKEVVEPEQGKKSDKELILTPEQIKKVSACLIEHCQNFTVSQLEDVHSSVAKIIWKSKSAWDKTGTVDEIIKFLSE; from the coding sequence ATGGCACGAAATTTAAGGAATAGACGCGGTAGCGACGTTGAAGATGCAAGCAACGCAAAGGTTGGGTATGAAACACAGATTAAAGACGAAAATGGCATAATCCATACAACAACTCGCTCtttgagaaaaataaaCTACGCAGAAATTGAGAAAgtgtttgattttttggaagatgaCCAGGTCATGGACAAAGATGAGACGCCCGTTGATGTTACTAGTGATGAACATCATAACAACAACCAGAAAGgcgatgatgaagacgatgatgTTGATCTTGTATCACCGCACGAAAACGCCAGAACGAACGAAGAGCTTACTAATGAAAGGAActtgagaaaaagaaaagcgCATGATccagaagaagatgacgaaaGTTTTCATGAGGAAGATGTcgacgatgatgaagaggaggaagaagcagacgaatttgaagatgagTATTTGGATGAAGACTCGAAGGATAACAACCGTCGGCGCAGAGCGGCCGATAGGAAATTTGTAGTACCAGACCctgatgacgatgaagaataCGATGAGGATGACGAAGAAGGAGACAGAATAAGCCATTCGGCTTCTTCTAAACGTTTGAAAAGGGCAAATTCTCGAAGAACAAGATCGTCACGTCACCCAGAAACTCCACCACCGGTAAGAAGAGCTTTAAGAAGTAGGACAAGACATTCGCGTACttcaaatgaagaaaatgacgATGAGAATGATAATAGCAGGAATGAAGCGTTAACTTTAGCTGATGAAATTAGAGAGTTACAGGAAGATAGTCCTATCAGGGAAAAAAGATTTCTTCGCGAAAGAACTAAGCCGGTAAATTACAAATTACCACCACCACTAACTGCTAGCAACGCAGAAGAATTTATAGATAAGAATAACAATgcactttcttttcataaCCCATCACCTGCACGGCGTGGTCGCGGTGGTTGGAATGCTAGTCAAAATTCTGGTCCCACAAGAAGGCTTTTTCCCACTGGTGGACCTTTTGGTGGCAATGACGTAACTACAATATTTGGTAAGAATACTAATTTTTACAACCAAGTCCCATCTGCATTCAGtgataataacaacaataaatTAATACTGGATTCAGACTCTTCCGATGATGAGATATTACCTCTTGGCGTGACACcgaaaacaaagaaagagaacacgcaaaaaaagaagaagaaaaaaccaGAAATTGCAGACCTCGATCCATTAGGCGTAGACATGAATGTAAATTTTGACGATATAGGTGGTTTAGACAACTACATTGACCAATTAAAGGAAATGGTGGCCTTACCACTATTATACCCAGAATTGtatcaaaattttaatATCACGCCCCCAAGGGGTGTTCTTTTCCATGGTCCTCCTGGTACGGGTAAAACACTTATGGCAAGAGCGTTAGCAGCAAGTTGTTCTTCTGATGAAAGGAAGATCACATTTTTTATGCGTAAAGGTGCAGATATTTTATCCAAGTGGGTTGGTGAAGCTGAAAGACAACTCCGTTTGTTATTCGAAGAAGCTAAAAAACATCAACCTtccatcattttttttgatgaaatcgACGGATTAGCGCCTGTGAGAAGTTCCAAACAAGAACAGATCCATGCTAGTATTGTTTCCACATTATTAGCGCTGATGGATGGTATGGACAATAGAGGCCAAGTCATTGTCATCGGAGCCACAAATCGACCCGATGCAGTGGATCCCGCATTAAGAAGGCCGGGAAGATTTGATAgagaattttattttccattaCCTGATGTTAAAGCACGTTTTaaaattttgcaaattCAGACCAGGAAATGGAGTTCACCGTTGTCAACCAACTTCATTGATAAATTGGCTTTTTTGACCAAAGGATATGGTGGTGCTGATCTGAGGTCCCTATGCACTGAGGCTGCACTAATAAGTATACAAAGAAGCTTTCCTCAAATTTATAGGTCAAATGATAAACTCTTGGTGGACCCTTCTAAGATTAAAGTCAAAGTTAGCGATTTCATGTtagctttgaaaaaaattgttccGTCATCTGCGAGATCTACTGGTAGTTCTCCTCAGCCACTACCTGAATTAATCAAACCATTACTGGCAGATCAACTTAATAATTTAAAGAACAAGCTGGATTATATGCTGAACATTAAAGACACAACTTTTCAGAGAAACACATCATTGCTACAAAATTTCATCGATTATGAAGAATACAGTGGagaggaagaagagcaTGACAAATATGGAGGAAATGAAGATACATCCAGTTTTAGATCATATGAGTTTTTCGAATCGATGGCGGAATCACAAATTTGTAAACCTCGGTTATTAATAAATGGGCCCAAGGGAAATGGTCAACAATATGTCGGAGCCGCAATTTTAAATTATTTAGAAGAATTCAACGTCCAAAACCTGGACCTTGCCTCTTTGGTTTCGGAAAGTTCTAGGACTATTGAAGCTGCTGTAGTGCAAAGTTTTATGgaagcaaagaaaagacaGCCCTCAGTTGTATTTATTCCTAATTTAGACATTTGGATCAACACTATTCCAGAAAACGTTATTTTAGTCTTATCAGGTTTGTTCAGATCTTTACAaagcaatgaaaaaattcttctaTTATGCTTAGCTGAAAATCTTGATATATCTGAAGTtaaaaatggtattttaTCTGATTTtgcttttgataaaaatatctttcaACTGCATAAACCATCCAAAGAGAATATAACGAGgtatttttctaatttaaTTGAACTACTGAAAACAAAGCCAAGTGATATTCCCatgaaaaagagaagagtCAAACCGTTACCTGAATTACAAAAAGTAACTTCAAACGCAGCTCCAAcaaattttgatgaaaatggtgAGCCACTGTCTGAAAAAGTGGTATTAAGAAGGAAGttgaaatcttttcaaCACCAAGATATgagattgaaaaatgtGTTAAAAATCAAACTCTCAGGCTTGATGGATCTTTTTAAAAACAGATATAAAAGGTTTAGAAAACCACCTATTGATGATGCCTTCTTGGTTCATCTTTTCGAACCAGAGACAAGCAATGATCCCAATTGGCAACCTGCATATATAAAAGATGAGAACATGATTCTGGAGGTTTCAACAGGGCGAAAGTTTTTTAACATGGATTTGGATATTGTCGAAGAGAGACTTTGGAATGGCTATTACTCAGAACCAAAACAGTTTTTAAAAGACATTGAACTGATATACAGGGATGCAAATACCATTGGGGACAGAGAACGTGTCATTAAGGCCTCTGAGATGTTTGCCAACGCGCAAATGGGTATCGAAGAAATTTCAACCCCGGATTTTATTCAAGAGTGTAAAGCTACTCGCCAAAGGGATTTGGAAAGGCAGGAACTTTTcttagaagatgaagagaaaagagCTGCAATGGAATTAGAAGCCAAAGAACAGAgtcaagaaaatatactGCAAGAACCTGATTTAAAGGATAACAAGGCTAATGAGTTTGGTGTAGCTGCTGGTAATCAATTGCAAGCTCAGCTGCAAACAACTATCAATACAGCCTCTATCGTTAATAACAGCGAGGTCCCTCAACCAATTGATACCAACCTGTATAAAAAGGAGATTCCTGCGGCAATTCCCTCTGCAgtagataaagaaaaagcgGTCATCCCTGAGGATAGCGGtgcaaatgaagaatacaCAACGGAACTGATACAGGCCACTTGCACGTCAGAGATAACCAccgatgatgatgaaaggGCCAGAAAAGAACCAAAAGAGAATGAAGACTCTTTGCAAACGCAGGTTACGGAAGAAAACTTCAGCAAAATAGACGCTAATACTAATAATATAAATCACGTAAAGGAAATTCAATCGGTTAACAAACCAAATTCCCTCCACGAAACGGTAGAAAAAAGGGAACGAAGTCCGATACCAAAAGAGGTTGTGGAACCGGAGCAAGGGAAGAAGAGCGACAAGGAGCTTATTTTGACGCCCgaacaaataaaaaaagtatctGCATGCTTAATCGAACACTGTCAGAATTTTACGGTTTCTCAATTAGAAGATGTTCATTCGTCCGttgcaaaaataatatgGAAAAGTAAATCAGCATGGGATAAAACAGGAACTGTCGatgaaataataaaatttttatctGAATAA
- the SLH1 gene encoding RNA helicase (Subunit of ribosome-associated quality control trigger complex (RQT); contains ATPase activity required for subunit dissociation of non-functional 80S ribosomes containing polyubiquitinated Rps3p, leading to Xrn1-dependent degradation of the non-functional 18S rRNA; blocks translation of non-poly(A) mRNAs; required to repress the propagation of dsRNA viruses; RNA helicase-family protein related to Ski2p; human homolog is ASCC3): MSTEYSADSSKSFMIAMQSMIDTSQTFNLDRSKISLPDFDDELKKVQKDEQNQRTELTVLSQDRNDWDDIFEEFKDISFAQLQSIIDSYKTKNAVAVYKKIGKLINEAETTLSSNVLLETVLQMVYKHQKQELEKELLDFLGTGNIDLVSLLLQHRRMIVATPIETTILLIKNAVNSTPEFLTQQDIRNQVLKSAEDAKNRKLNPATKIIKYPHVFRKYEAGSTTAMAFAGQKFTLPVGTTRMSYNTHEEIIIPAADQASNKNYLYTKLLKISDLDHFCKTVFPYETLNQIQSLVYPVAYKTNENMLICAPTGAGKTDIALLTIINTIKQFSVVNGENEIDIQYDDFKVIYVAPLKALAAEIVDKFSKKLAPFNIQVRELTGDMQLTKAEILATQVIVTTPEKWDVVTRKANGDNDLVSKVKLLIIDEVHLLHEDRGSVIETLVARTLRQVESSQSMIRIIGLSATLPNFMDVADFLGVNRQIGMFYFDQSFRPKPLEQQLLGCRGKAGSRQSKENIDKVAYDKLSEMIQRGYQVMVFVHSRKETVKSARNFIKLAESNHEVDLFAPDPIEKDKYSRSLVKNRDKDMKEIFQFGFGIHHAGMARSDRNLTEKMFKDGAIKVLCCTATLAWGVNLPADCVIIKGTQVYDSKKGGFIDLGISDVIQIFGRGGRPGFGSANGTGILCTSNDRLDHYVSLITQQHPIESRFGSKLVDNLNAEISLGSVTNVDEAIEWLGYTYMFVRMRKNPFTYGIDWEEIANDPQLYERRRKMIVVAARRLHALQMIVFDEVSMHFIAKDLGRVSSDFYLLNESVEIFNQMCDPRATEADVLSMISMSSEFDGIKFREEESKELKRLSDESVECQIGSQLDTPQGKANVLLQAYISQTRIFDSALSSDSNYVAQNSVRICRALFLIGVNRRWGKFSNVMLNICKSIEKRLWAFDHPLCQFDLPENIIRRIRDTKPSMEHLLELEADELGELVHNKKAGSRLYKILSRFPKINIEAEIFPITTNVMRIHIALGPDFVWDSRIHGDAQFFWVFVEESDKSQILHFEKFILNRRQLNNQHEMDFMIPLSDPLPPQVVVKVVSDTWIGCESTHAISFQHLIRPFNETLQTKLLKLRPLPTSALQNPLIESIYPFKYFNPMQTMTFYTLYNTNENAFVGSPTGSGKTIVAELAIWHAFKTFPGKKIVYIAPMKALVRERVDDWRKKITPVTGDKVVELTGDSLPDPKDVHDATIVITTPEKFDGISRNWQTRKFVQDVSLIIMDEIHLLASDRGPILEMIVSRMNYISSQTKQPVRLLGMSTAVSNAYDMAGWLGVKDHGLYNFPSSVRPVPLKMYIDGFPDNLAFCPLMKTMNKPVFMAIKQHSPDKPALIFVASRRQTRLTALDLIHLCGMEDNPRRFLNIDDEEELQYYLSQVTDDTLKLSLQFGIGLHHAGLVQKDRSISHQLFQKNKIQILIATSTLAWGVNLPAHLVIIKGTQFFDAKIEGYRDMDLTDILQMMGRAGRPAYDTTGTAIVYTKESKKMFYKHFLNVGFPVESSLHKVLDDHLGAEITSGSITNKQEALDFLSWTFLFRRAHHNPTYYGIEDDTSTAGVSEHLSSLIDSTLENLRESQCVLLHGDDIVATPFLSISSYYYISHLTIRQLLKQIHDHATFQEVLRWLSLAVEYNELPVRGGEIIMNEEMSQQSRYSVESTFTDEFELPMWDPHVKTFLLLQAHLSRVDLPIADYIQDTVSVLDQSLRILQAYIDVASELGYFHTVLTMIKMMQCIKQGYWYEDDPVSVLPGLQLRRIKDYTFSEQGFIEMTPQQKKKKLLTLEEIGRFGYKKLLNVFDQLTFGMTESEDTKKRFVSVCQRLPVLEGMKFEEQENNEVLTFYSKHLSSKHNNGFEVYCDKFPKIQKELWFLIGHKGDELLMIKRCQPKQMNKEVIIHCDLFIPEEIRGEELQFSLINDALGLRYDMVHKLIS, encoded by the coding sequence ATGTCAACTGAATACTCTGCTGATTCATCTAAATCATTTATGATTGCAATGCAATCTATGATTGATACTTCACAAACCTTTAATCTAGATAGATCGAAAATCTCTTTACCAGATTTTGATGACGAGCTAAAAAAAGTCCAAAAGGATgaacaaaatcaaagaacTGAACTAACTGTTCTCTCACAAGATAGAAATGATTGGGATGATATATTTGAGGAGTTTAAAGACATTTCATTTGCTCAACTGCAATCTATAATTGATTCATACAAAACAAAGAATGCAGTTGCagtatataaaaaaattggaaaactAATCAATGAAGCTGAAACGACACTAAGCAGCAATGTATTATTAGAAACTGTACTGCAAATGGTTTATAAACATCAAAAGCAAGAGTTAGAGAAAGAATTGTTGGATTTTTTAGGAACAGGGAATATAGACCTTGTTTCTCTGTTACTTCAGCATAGAAGAATGATCGTTGCTACACCTATAGAAACGACGATTCTGCTAATAAAAAATGCGGTCAATTCAACGCCAGAGTTCCTGACACAGCAAGATATCAGGAAtcaagttttgaaaagtgCAGAGGATGCCAAGAATAGGAAATTAAATCCCGCCACTAAAATAATCAAGTACCCACACGTCTTCAGAAAATATGAAGCAGGATCCACTACAGCTATGGCCTTTGCCGGTCAAAAATTCACTTTGCCAGTAGGGACTACAAGGATGTCGTACAATACCCATGAAGAAATTATAATTCCGGCAGCAGATCAGGCATCCAACAAGAACTATCTCTATAcaaaactattgaaaataagtGATTTGGATCATTTTTGCAAGACTGTATTTCCCTATGAAACTTTAAACCAAATACAATCCCTTGTTTACCCCGTAGCTTATAaaacaaatgaaaatatgCTAATTTGTGCACCTACTGGTGCAGGTAAAACAGACATTGCATTACTGACAATAATTAATACAATAAAACAATTCTCCGTGGTCAACGgggaaaatgaaattgatattCAATATGATGATTTTAAAGTTATTTATGTTGCCCCTTTGAAAGCACTCGCTGCTGAAATCGTCGACAAGTTTAGTAAGAAATTGGCGCCTTTTAATATACAAGTAAGGGAGTTAACAGGCGATATGCAATTGACAAAGGCGGAAATTTTAGCCACTCAAGTAATAGTCACAACCCCTGAGAAATGGGACGTTGTCACCCGTAAAGCAAACGGCGACAACGATTTGGTTTCAAAGGTCAAATTACTaattattgatgaagttCATTTACTGCACGAAGATAGAGGTTCGGTTATTGAAACTTTAGTTGCACGTACCTTGAGACAGGTAGAAAGCTCTCAATCAATGATTCGTATTATCGGTCTATCAGCTACATTACCCAATTTTATGGATGTAGCAGATTTCTTAGGAGTAAATAGACAGATCGGAATGTTCTATTTTGATCAATCATTCCGTCCAAAGCCTCTAGAGCAGCAACTTTTGGGCTGTAGAGGTAAGGCAGGTAGTAGACAAAGTAAAGAGAATATCGATAAAGTCGCTTACGACAAATTGAGTGAAATGATTCAAAGAGGGTACCAGGTAATGGTATTTGTCCACTCAAGAAAGGAAACTGTTAAAAGTGCAAGAAACTTTATCAAACTAGCAGAATCTAACCACGAAGTTGACCTTTTTGCACCTGACCCTATCGAAAAGGATAAATATTCTAGAAGTTTAGTGAAGAACAGAGACAAGGATATGAAGgagatttttcaatttggtTTTGGTATCCATCATGCTGGTATGGCCCGTTCAGATAGAAATCttactgaaaaaatgtttAAAGACGGTGCTATCAAGGTACTGTGTTGTACTGCAACATTAGCATGGGGTGTTAATTTACCTGCTGATTGTGTTATCATCAAGGGTACACAAGTATATGATTCTAAAAAGGGTGGATTCATAGATCTAGGTATTTCAGATGTTATTCAGATTTTTGGCAGGGGTGGTAGGCCGGGCTTCGGTTCCGCAAATGGTACGGGTATTTTATGTACTTCCAATGATCGTCTGGATCATTATGTTTCCTTAATTACTCAACAACACCCTATCGAATCTAGATTCGGTTCCAAGTTGGTTGATAACCTGAACGCCGAAATTTCATTGGGGAGCGTGACAAATGTAGATGAAGCAATCGAATGGCTTGGTTACACATACATGTTTGTTCGTATGAGAAAAAATCCTTTTACTTACGGTATTGATTGGGAGGAAATTGCAAATGACCCGCAATTATATGAACGGAGGAGAAAAATGATCGTAGTAGCTGCAAGGCGATTACATGCTCTCCAAATGATTGTGTTCGATGAAGTGTCAATGCATTTCATTGCAAAGGATTTGGGCAGGGTGTCCTCTGATTTTTATCTTTTGAACGAATCCGTCGAGATATTCAATCAAATGTGTGATCCCAGAGCCACCGAAGCTGATGTATTGTCCATGATCAGTATGAGCAGTGAATTTGACGGTATAAAATttagagaagaagaatccaAGGAGTTGAAGAGACTTTCTGATGAATCTGTTGAGTGCCAGATTGGAAGCCAACTTGACACCCCTCAAGGTAAAGCAAACGTGCTATTACAGGCTTATATTTCCCAGACTAGAATTTTTGACTCAGCACTATCATCCGATTCGAATTATGTTGCTCAGAACTCTGTTAGAATTTGTAGAGCATTGTTTTTAATAGGTGTCAATAGAAGATGGGGTAAATTTTCAAACGTCATGCTAAATATTTGCAAATCTATTGAAAAGAGGCTCTGGGCCTTTGATCACCCTCTCTGTCAGTTTGATTTGCctgaaaatattatcaGACGCATCAGAGATACTAAACCTTCCATGGAGCATCTTTTAGAATTAGAGGCAGATGAGCTCGGAGAGCTGGTGCATAATAAGAAGGCCGGGTCTAGgttatataaaatattgaGCCGATTTCCAAAGATTAATATAGAAGCTGAGATTTTCCCCATTACAACAAATGTAATGAGGATACATATTGCATTAGGTCCAGACTTTGTATGGGATTCCCGGATACATGGTGATGCACAGTTTTTTTGGGTTTTCGTTGAAGAATCTGATAAGTCGCAAATCcttcattttgaaaagttcaTCTTAAACAGAAGGCAGTTGAATAATCAGCATGAAATGGACTTCATGATCCCATTGTCAGACCCTTTGCCTCCGCAGGTTGTCGTAAAGGTTGTGTCGGATACTTGGATTGGCTGTGAATCGACCCATGCCAtctcttttcaacatttAATCAGACCATTTAACGAAACTTTACAGacaaaattgttgaagttACGTCCTCTACCTACATCAGCCCTCCAGAATCCTTTAATTGAGTCAATTTATCCTTTCAAGTATTTCAATCCCATGCAAACTATGACATTTTATACACTTTACAATACCAATGAGAATGCGTTTGTTGGCTCGCCTACAGGTTCTGGTAAAACGATTGTGGCTGAATTGGCTATATGGCATGCCTTCAAAACATTTCCTGGGAAAAAGATTGTTTATATCGCACCAATGAAAGCATTAGTACGTGAAAGGGTTGATGACtggagaaagaaaataacaccAGTGACCGGAGATAAAGTTGTAGAGTTAACCGGTGATTCTTTGCCAGATCCTAAAGATGTGCATGATGCCACCATTGTTATTACAACTCCAGAAAAGTTTGATGGTATTTCCCGTAATTGGCAAACTCGTAAGTTTGTTCAAGATGTATCTTTAATTATCATGGATGAAATTCATTTGTTGGCTAGTGATCGTGGTCCTATCTTAGAAATGATTGTTAGTCGTATGAATTATATTTCCTCTCAAACCAAGCAACCGGTCAGACTGCTAGGTATGTCAACTGCTGTTTCAAACGCCTACGACATGGCTGGCTGGTTGGGAGTTAAGGACCACGGACTGTATAACTTCCCGTCAAGCGTCCGTCCGGTTCCATTGAAAATGTACATTGATGGATTTCCAGATAATTTGGCATTCTGTCCTCTgatgaaaacaatgaaCAAACCTGTGTTTATGGCCATTAAACAACATTCACCTGATAAACCAGCATTAATATTTGTTGCATCGCGTAGACAAACTAGACTAACGGCTTTAGACTTGATCCACTTATGTGGAATGGAAGATAATCCACGTaggtttttgaatataGACGATGAGGAGGAACTGCAATATTACTTATCACAGGTCACTGACGACACTTTAAAGTTATCACTCCAGTTCggtattggattgcatCATGCAGGTCTAGTGCAAAAAGATCGTtctatttctcatcagttgtttcaaaaaaacaaaattcaGATTCTGATCGCTACATCAACCCTAGCGTGGGGTGTCAATTTGCCAGCTCACTTGGTTATCATCAAAGGTAcacaattttttgatgcaaaaattgaaggatATAGAGATATGGATTTAACAGATATCTTGCAAATGATGGGGAGAGCTGGTAGACCGGCTTATGACACTACAGGTACTGCTATCGTTTATACAAAAGAGtccaaaaaaatgttttataAACATTTCCTAAACGTTGGTTTTCCTGTCGAGTCCTCCTTGCACAAGGTATTAGATGATCATTTAGGTGCAGAAATAACGTCAGGTAGCATAACTAATAAGCAAGAAGCGTTAGATTTTTTGAGTTGGACATTTTTGTTTCGTAGAGCGCATCATAACCCGACATATTATGGCATTGAAGATGATACAAGTACAGCAGGAGTCAGTGAACATTTGAGTTCTTTGATAGATAGCACATTAGAAAATCTGCGAGAATCACAATGTGTTTTATTACATGGAGATGATATTGTTGCTACGCCATTCTTAAGTATATCCTCATACTACTATATTTCACATTTAACGATACGCCAATTATTGAAACAGATACATGATCATGCGACTTTTCAAGAGGTATTACGATGGTTATCGTTGGCTGTTGAGTATAATGAATTGCCTGTAAGAGGTGGTGAAATTATCATGAATGAAGAAATGTCGCAGCAATCGAGGTACTCCGTTGAAAGCACTTTTACCGATGAATTCGAATTACCGATGTGGGATCCACAtgtaaaaacatttttattaCTTCAAGCTCATTTAAGCCGTGTAGATTTACCGATTGCAGATTATATCCAGGATACCGTATCAGTTTTGGATCAATCTCTACGTATTCTACAGGCTTATATTGATGTCGCCAGTGAATTGGGTTACTTTCATACGGTATTGACCATGATAAAGATGATGCAATGCATAAAGCAAGGGTATTGGTATGAAGACGATCCTGTTAGTGTACTTCCAGGATTACAACTGAGAAGAATCAAAGATTACACTTTTAGCGAGCAGGGGTTCATTGAAATGACGCCGcagcaaaagaagaaaaagctgTTAACCTTGGAGGAAATAGGAAGGTTTGGATAtaagaaattattaaatgtttttgatCAACTAACTTTTGGAATGACAGAAAGCGAAGATACGAAAAAACGTTTCGTCAGTGTCTGCCAAAGATTACCGGTTTTAGAAGGCatgaaatttgaagaacagGAAAATAACGAGGTGTTAACATTTTATAGCAAGCACCTTTCTAGTAAGCATAATAATGGGTTTGAAGTATATTGTGATAAATTCCCTAAGATACAAAAAGAACTATGGTTTTTAATTGGACACAAAGGCGATGAACTGCTGATGATTAAAAGGTGTCAACCAAAACAAATGAATAAAGAGGTCATAATACATTGTGATCTATTTATTCCCGAAGAAATTCGTGGCGAAGAATTGCAATTTTCCCTTATTAATGACGCTTTAGGATTACGTTATGATATGGTCCATAAACTAATCTCTTAG